A region from the Salidesulfovibrio onnuriiensis genome encodes:
- a CDS encoding helix-turn-helix transcriptional regulator, with product MVTINVHNWREATCTSPAWLPENEEQILWEEYQVRTGIKLLVQNRPSLPSPLEFDFKVATAPMEFMYCVSGSTRLSITDKHGKRLCAATTPDTYTVSHLPWTRGTSITDAGQPLKAVGLQIHPDTLCRLVHESGQSVCPRLRALLSGPDPEAFFSETALPLPLQVTVTQILECQLTGSLKRFFMEYKALELVYTQLSLLDGAIARTRTLPEFEYRATMRAHALLMEDIVSPPGLQELARKVGLTHARLNKSFRTLFGNTVFGLLRLERLECARRMLEDGRRTVAEVAYECGFSSPSHLSRAFTGHYGLQPKQYRAEHLK from the coding sequence ATGGTCACCATCAATGTCCACAACTGGCGGGAAGCAACCTGCACGTCGCCCGCCTGGCTACCCGAAAACGAGGAACAGATCCTGTGGGAAGAATATCAGGTGCGCACCGGCATCAAACTGCTGGTACAGAACCGGCCTTCCCTGCCCAGCCCACTGGAATTCGACTTCAAGGTGGCCACCGCTCCCATGGAATTCATGTACTGCGTTTCCGGAAGCACGCGCCTGAGCATCACCGACAAGCACGGCAAGCGGCTGTGCGCCGCAACCACCCCGGACACCTACACCGTTTCCCATCTGCCCTGGACCAGGGGGACCTCCATTACGGACGCGGGCCAGCCCCTGAAGGCGGTGGGGCTGCAGATACACCCGGACACCCTGTGCAGGCTGGTGCATGAATCCGGACAAAGCGTCTGCCCCCGGCTGCGCGCCCTGCTTTCCGGGCCGGATCCCGAGGCCTTTTTCAGCGAAACAGCCCTGCCCCTGCCCTTGCAGGTGACGGTCACCCAGATCCTGGAATGCCAGCTCACCGGTTCACTCAAGCGATTTTTCATGGAGTACAAGGCACTGGAGCTGGTCTACACCCAATTGAGCCTGCTGGACGGGGCCATTGCCCGCACCAGAACCCTGCCCGAGTTCGAATACCGGGCGACCATGCGCGCCCATGCCCTGCTGATGGAAGACATTGTTTCCCCGCCGGGCCTGCAGGAACTGGCCAGAAAGGTGGGCCTGACCCATGCCCGGCTCAACAAATCGTTCAGGACCCTTTTCGGCAACACGGTCTTCGGGCTGCTGCGGCTCGAACGGCTGGAGTGTGCCCGGCGCATGCTGGAGGACGGCAGGCGCACAGTGGCCGAGGTGGCATATGAATGCGGATTTTCCAGCCCGAGCCACCTCTCCCGGGCCTTTACCGGGCACTATGGCTTGCAGCCCAAACAGTACCGGGCCGAACACCTTAAATAG
- a CDS encoding S9 family peptidase yields MNKIFSTLLAAAAALLLAAPCAANISDYQTMPDLVRKIINVPEQPKGVPSPDGENLLLIHYGELFSVEELTRPTVGLAGILIDTKSNSRRPLNLARSLGVYDLDDGEKRQVTNLPEGSRLAHISWAPNGKHIAMTVYRETGLELWVADLGSLEATRLSELRLNDILGTPYVWSPDGRSLLALTVPEERTSQPEMSKHKFGPKVRDSVGTATPARTYQHLLQSGYDILLFEYLATSRISEIKLNGEYRDIGSPGLFKSISPSPDGKYLLTETIHRPYSYTFPVGRFPYSVEIVELAEGRTVRLVDDLHLASNIPTAPWGVRKGARYSAWNPAEDAELWWVESRDAGGRKKDASIRDEILSLKEPFDAEPASRLAMPDRFRALYWGREDFIVATGTAPGNGTTSAWIVKSAGENPAPQDNATGWKQFNKRQLHPMILSEHGPFKQYRLSPDEEKIYLTERDTSLTWERNVLFSLDLETGVKELVWLGNPNAKESPIQPMDKKGETWLVLSESFTSPPNYFIRKRDNTEVARVTSFVPPVPELLNVRKEHLEYQRLDGVRLAGDLYLPPGYETDNGTLPVLVWIYPREYANRDAAEKAVHTSKSFMRLGRTSRMFWPLMGYALLDSPTMPIIGSERALPNDTFLDQLSMDAQAAVDELVRIGVAAPDKIAVGGHSYGAFSTANLLAHTRLFAAGIARSGAYNRSLTPFGFQREHRTFWTEPDLYKKMSPFFYVSGMKNPVLLIHGEHDQNAGTFPEQSERLYQALVGLGKTARLVMLPHEGHSYYGKESIMHMIWEMKRWLDIHLKGETEAYAPEKE; encoded by the coding sequence ATGAACAAGATATTCTCCACTCTCCTTGCTGCGGCGGCCGCCCTCCTTCTGGCGGCCCCGTGCGCCGCGAATATTTCCGATTACCAGACCATGCCCGACCTGGTCAGAAAAATCATAAACGTTCCGGAACAACCGAAAGGCGTTCCCAGCCCGGACGGGGAAAACCTGTTGCTCATCCATTACGGCGAGCTTTTTTCGGTGGAAGAACTGACCCGCCCCACCGTGGGGCTGGCGGGCATCCTCATCGACACCAAGAGCAATTCCCGGCGGCCATTGAACCTGGCCAGATCCCTGGGAGTCTATGACCTGGATGACGGCGAAAAAAGGCAGGTCACGAACCTCCCCGAAGGAAGCCGTCTGGCCCACATTTCCTGGGCTCCCAACGGAAAGCACATTGCCATGACCGTCTACCGGGAAACCGGCCTGGAACTGTGGGTGGCGGACCTGGGTTCCCTTGAGGCCACTCGGCTGTCGGAACTGCGTCTCAATGACATCCTGGGGACGCCCTACGTCTGGAGCCCCGACGGCAGGTCGCTCCTGGCGCTGACGGTTCCCGAGGAACGCACCTCCCAGCCGGAAATGTCCAAGCACAAGTTCGGGCCAAAGGTTCGGGACTCGGTCGGGACCGCCACACCGGCCAGGACCTATCAGCACCTGCTGCAAAGCGGCTACGACATCCTGCTCTTCGAATATCTGGCCACCTCCCGGATTTCGGAGATCAAACTGAACGGAGAATACAGGGACATCGGCTCGCCGGGCTTGTTCAAGTCGATCAGCCCCTCCCCCGACGGGAAATATCTCCTGACCGAAACCATTCACCGGCCCTACTCCTACACGTTCCCGGTGGGCAGGTTCCCGTACAGCGTCGAGATCGTCGAACTCGCGGAAGGAAGGACCGTGCGGCTGGTGGACGACCTGCACCTGGCCTCCAATATTCCCACCGCGCCCTGGGGGGTGAGGAAGGGCGCGCGTTACAGCGCCTGGAATCCGGCAGAAGACGCGGAACTGTGGTGGGTCGAATCCCGGGATGCAGGCGGCCGGAAAAAGGATGCGTCCATCAGGGATGAGATCCTTTCACTGAAGGAACCCTTCGACGCGGAACCGGCCTCCAGGCTCGCCATGCCCGACCGGTTCAGGGCCCTGTACTGGGGCAGGGAAGATTTCATCGTCGCCACCGGGACCGCCCCGGGCAACGGCACCACCAGCGCCTGGATTGTGAAGTCCGCCGGGGAGAACCCCGCTCCGCAGGACAACGCCACCGGATGGAAGCAGTTCAACAAGCGGCAGCTGCACCCCATGATCCTCAGCGAGCACGGCCCGTTCAAGCAGTACAGGCTGTCCCCGGACGAAGAGAAGATCTACCTCACGGAACGCGACACGTCCCTGACCTGGGAAAGGAATGTCCTCTTTTCCCTGGACCTGGAAACCGGGGTGAAGGAACTGGTCTGGCTGGGAAATCCGAACGCCAAGGAATCCCCCATCCAGCCCATGGACAAGAAGGGCGAGACCTGGCTGGTACTCAGCGAGTCGTTCACCTCCCCGCCGAACTATTTTATCCGCAAGAGGGACAACACCGAGGTCGCTCGCGTCACAAGCTTCGTCCCCCCGGTGCCGGAGCTGCTGAACGTGCGCAAAGAGCACCTGGAGTATCAGAGACTGGACGGCGTCAGGCTGGCGGGCGACCTATACCTGCCGCCTGGCTATGAGACGGACAACGGGACACTGCCCGTGCTCGTCTGGATCTACCCCCGGGAATACGCCAACCGGGACGCTGCGGAAAAGGCAGTCCACACATCCAAATCCTTCATGCGCCTGGGCCGCACATCCAGGATGTTCTGGCCGCTCATGGGCTACGCCCTGCTGGACAGCCCGACCATGCCCATCATCGGATCCGAGAGGGCCCTGCCCAACGACACCTTCCTGGACCAGCTGAGCATGGACGCCCAGGCCGCAGTGGACGAACTGGTGCGCATCGGGGTTGCCGCCCCGGACAAAATCGCGGTGGGCGGGCATTCCTATGGCGCATTCTCCACGGCGAACCTGCTGGCCCACACGCGCCTGTTCGCTGCGGGCATTGCCAGGAGCGGAGCCTACAACCGCTCCCTGACCCCCTTCGGGTTCCAGAGAGAGCACCGCACCTTCTGGACCGAGCCGGATCTCTACAAGAAGATGTCCCCGTTCTTTTACGTTTCGGGAATGAAGAACCCGGTCCTGCTCATCCACGGCGAACACGACCAGAACGCCGGGACCTTTCCCGAGCAATCCGAACGGCTCTATCAGGCCCTGGTGGGGCTGGGAAAGACCGCCCGGCTGGTAATGCTCCCCCACGAGGGGCACTCCTACTACGGCAAGGAATCCATCATGCACATGATATGGGAAATGAAACGGTGGCTCGACATCCACCTCAAAGGGGAAACCGAGGCCTACGCCCCGGAAAAGGAATAA
- a CDS encoding GAF domain-containing hybrid sensor histidine kinase/response regulator, translating to MGRTALMQHANRLTALEACSPEESFRQLFTVLDSLDAVVYVTDILTHEILFINRKGMRDVGVDNTVLGRKCWKVMQQDQDGPCPFCTNDKIVDAQGDPTGVYTWEFQNTHNGRWYFLQDRAIRWTDGRVVRMEIATDITERKLAEIAQLKRDAILKAVSWASERFLAEGDWRNHLPDLLRLLGQATNVSRVYVFRNSYAPDGSERMNHLLEWTAPGVPSEIENPGITNVSYEEAGAGRWRTFFLNRQPVAGNVAEAPPEERKALEAQGIISIAAVPIYTEETWWGFMGFDECRSERRWTPAELDALQAAAGILGAALKRHSIEKDLRRLTSRAEESSRAKSEFLANMSHEIRTPLNGVLSMLQLLTCTPLTEEQLEYIQNAETAGKSLLEIINDILDLSKIEAGRMEIEPYNFQLSRMLSSIANIFNQQLQGKHITLNWGIEFGTPEWLLGDAGRIRQILFNLIGNAVKFTKKGSIEVEAFAQPCPEDDESIQLNITVTDTGIGIPKNKLDAIFEPFTQVEGVRTRRFGGTGLGLNIVKRLVELMHGTVSISSTVYKGTSVRFDVRVKQGIAPAQAGEACIMPAFRVSKQYTILLAEDNPINRLAASRFLEKAGHTITCVNDGKMVLEELKTNDYDCVVMDIQMPTMDGMEAVIAIRQGQAGEINREIPVVALTAHAMRGDREAILRAGFTDYLAKPVDMDALLITIANQMRCIQPPEQ from the coding sequence ATGGGACGGACTGCCCTCATGCAGCACGCCAACAGACTCACCGCCCTTGAGGCCTGCAGCCCGGAAGAAAGTTTTCGGCAGCTTTTCACCGTGCTCGACAGTCTGGATGCGGTGGTCTACGTCACGGACATCCTGACCCACGAAATCCTGTTCATCAACCGCAAGGGCATGCGGGACGTGGGAGTGGACAATACCGTTCTGGGCCGGAAATGCTGGAAGGTCATGCAGCAGGACCAGGACGGCCCCTGCCCGTTCTGCACCAACGACAAGATCGTGGACGCCCAAGGCGACCCCACGGGCGTCTATACCTGGGAATTCCAAAACACCCACAACGGCCGCTGGTACTTTCTCCAGGACAGGGCCATCCGCTGGACCGACGGCCGGGTGGTGCGCATGGAGATCGCCACGGACATCACCGAACGCAAGCTGGCCGAAATAGCCCAACTCAAGCGGGACGCCATCCTGAAAGCCGTCAGCTGGGCCTCGGAACGCTTCCTGGCCGAAGGCGACTGGCGCAACCACCTGCCCGATCTTTTGCGCCTCCTGGGCCAGGCCACCAACGTCAGCAGGGTCTATGTCTTCAGGAACAGCTACGCTCCGGACGGCTCCGAACGCATGAACCACCTGCTGGAATGGACCGCTCCGGGGGTTCCGTCGGAAATCGAAAATCCGGGCATCACCAACGTGAGCTACGAGGAAGCCGGCGCCGGGCGCTGGCGCACGTTTTTTTTGAACCGGCAGCCGGTTGCCGGAAATGTCGCCGAAGCCCCGCCTGAGGAGCGAAAGGCCCTCGAGGCGCAGGGCATCATCTCGATCGCAGCGGTGCCCATCTACACGGAAGAGACATGGTGGGGCTTCATGGGCTTTGACGAATGCCGTTCCGAACGCCGGTGGACCCCGGCCGAGCTGGACGCGCTGCAGGCAGCGGCGGGCATCCTGGGGGCGGCCCTCAAGCGCCACAGCATTGAAAAGGACCTGCGCAGGCTCACCTCCAGGGCCGAGGAATCCAGCCGGGCCAAGTCCGAATTCCTGGCCAACATGAGCCATGAGATCCGCACCCCGCTCAACGGCGTGCTGTCCATGCTCCAGCTCCTGACCTGCACCCCCCTGACCGAAGAGCAGCTCGAATACATCCAGAACGCGGAAACCGCAGGGAAGAGCCTGCTGGAAATCATCAACGACATTCTGGACCTCTCCAAGATCGAGGCCGGGCGCATGGAGATCGAACCCTACAATTTCCAGCTCTCCAGAATGCTCAGCTCCATTGCCAACATCTTCAACCAGCAGTTGCAGGGCAAGCACATCACTCTCAACTGGGGGATAGAATTCGGCACGCCCGAATGGCTTCTGGGCGACGCGGGCCGCATCCGCCAGATCCTGTTCAACCTCATCGGCAATGCCGTGAAGTTCACCAAGAAGGGCAGCATAGAGGTGGAGGCGTTCGCCCAGCCCTGCCCCGAGGACGACGAGTCCATCCAGCTCAACATCACGGTGACGGATACGGGGATCGGCATTCCCAAAAACAAGCTCGACGCCATCTTCGAACCCTTCACCCAGGTGGAAGGCGTCCGCACGCGCCGCTTCGGCGGAACGGGCCTGGGCCTGAACATCGTCAAACGGCTGGTGGAGCTCATGCACGGCACGGTATCCATCAGCAGCACGGTCTACAAGGGAACCTCGGTGCGCTTCGACGTACGGGTCAAGCAGGGCATCGCCCCCGCCCAGGCGGGAGAGGCCTGCATCATGCCCGCCTTCCGGGTTTCCAAGCAATACACCATCCTCCTGGCCGAGGATAATCCCATCAACCGCCTGGCCGCCAGCCGCTTCCTGGAAAAGGCGGGGCACACCATCACCTGCGTCAACGACGGCAAAATGGTGCTGGAGGAGTTGAAGACCAACGACTACGACTGCGTGGTCATGGACATCCAGATGCCTACCATGGACGGGATGGAGGCGGTCATTGCCATCAGGCAGGGACAGGCCGGGGAGATCAACAGGGAGATCCCCGTGGTGGCGCTCACGGCCCATGCCATGCGCGGAGACCGGGAAGCCATCCTGCGCGCCGGTTTCACCGACTACCTGGCCAAGCCCGTGGACATGGACGCCCTTCTCATCACCATCGCCAACCAAATGCGCTGCATCCAGCCCCCCGAGCAATGA
- a CDS encoding TonB-dependent receptor translates to MKRISGFLALLAAVMLLSPVCGYAEEKKEVTIETMTVTAQKTGQDIQDVPVGVSAFSDVDLDEHGIGGFHDLIDQVPNLFIRKNSADNAIVIRGISSFAGSLYSTAGFYVDGVNYPIHQMQDMDFMDIERVEVLKGPQGTLYGRNSQAGVVNIITKQPGNEFSAKAFTDIGMWDANGGKLIFKEGFSANLPLVDEKLSMRISAQKEDSNGWMRNVYKDTDAKETDHLSGRMTTRWTPSDDLGISFMVEGRKKHDGLGVYRYTDGPYATKRNELAWNGGNRNTVEANAQMLKVEYAGEMFDITSVTGRHSYTQDFINDMDLSTQNFGPGFEDSYGSYDIGVWSEELRFASKEEKGRAIDWLAGVYGYVEDADTVYYGYGLHDTEQDNWGAAAFGQGTWNITPAWHFTLGSRLDYVRLEGKKDLDLSSVGGGTSVLEGKIHSTEFLPSASLAYDLSDDVMTYVRVSRGYLAGGFDYSTSTTQEQFMFKPEYSWNYELGLKSTLLDRKLTANLATFYIDITDKQVAQLEPTIPNPENRRIVNAARAESYGAELEMQYKPVQALLLTSSLGYLNSRLRDWTTVDDPFDYDGKKTPGSPDWTYSVGGTYRWESGFFAGVDVTGVSSFYTDPKNTSKVDGRTLVNPRVGYEGDNFDVVLWAKNVFDEEYNENEWSWGGSTLVQQGAPRSFGLKTTCYF, encoded by the coding sequence ATGAAAAGAATCAGTGGTTTTTTGGCGTTGCTCGCCGCAGTGATGCTGTTGTCACCGGTGTGCGGGTATGCGGAGGAGAAAAAGGAAGTTACGATTGAAACCATGACCGTGACCGCCCAGAAGACCGGCCAGGACATTCAGGACGTGCCGGTGGGCGTGAGCGCCTTTTCCGACGTGGACCTGGACGAGCACGGCATCGGCGGGTTCCACGATCTCATCGACCAGGTGCCCAACCTGTTCATCCGCAAGAACAGCGCGGACAACGCCATCGTCATTCGCGGCATTTCCTCGTTCGCGGGGTCGCTCTATTCCACGGCGGGATTTTACGTGGACGGGGTCAACTATCCCATCCACCAGATGCAGGACATGGACTTCATGGATATCGAGCGCGTGGAGGTGCTCAAGGGGCCGCAGGGAACCCTGTACGGCCGCAACTCGCAGGCCGGGGTGGTCAACATCATCACCAAGCAGCCCGGCAACGAATTCTCGGCCAAGGCTTTCACGGATATCGGCATGTGGGACGCCAACGGTGGCAAGCTCATCTTCAAGGAGGGCTTTTCCGCCAACCTGCCGCTGGTGGACGAGAAGCTGAGCATGCGCATCAGCGCCCAGAAGGAGGATTCGAACGGGTGGATGCGAAATGTCTACAAGGATACGGACGCCAAGGAGACCGATCATCTGAGCGGCCGCATGACCACCCGTTGGACCCCCAGCGATGACCTGGGCATTTCCTTTATGGTGGAGGGCCGCAAGAAACACGACGGCCTGGGCGTTTACCGCTATACGGACGGCCCGTACGCCACCAAGCGCAATGAGCTGGCCTGGAACGGCGGCAACCGAAACACCGTGGAGGCCAACGCCCAGATGCTCAAGGTGGAGTATGCGGGTGAAATGTTCGACATCACCTCGGTGACCGGCAGGCACAGCTACACCCAGGATTTCATCAACGACATGGACCTGTCCACGCAGAATTTCGGCCCTGGTTTCGAGGATTCCTATGGTTCCTACGACATCGGCGTCTGGAGCGAGGAACTCCGGTTTGCCTCCAAGGAGGAAAAGGGCCGGGCCATCGACTGGCTGGCCGGCGTCTACGGGTACGTGGAGGATGCGGACACGGTCTATTACGGCTACGGCCTGCACGACACCGAGCAGGACAACTGGGGAGCGGCCGCATTTGGCCAGGGCACCTGGAACATTACCCCGGCTTGGCACTTCACCCTGGGCAGCCGGCTGGATTATGTACGGCTTGAGGGGAAAAAGGACCTGGACCTGAGCTCTGTCGGGGGCGGCACCTCGGTGCTGGAGGGCAAGATCCATTCAACGGAGTTCCTGCCCAGCGCCAGCCTGGCCTATGACCTGAGCGACGACGTCATGACCTATGTGCGCGTCAGCCGCGGGTATCTGGCGGGCGGGTTCGACTACTCCACATCCACCACGCAAGAGCAGTTCATGTTTAAGCCCGAGTACAGCTGGAACTACGAGCTGGGGCTCAAGTCCACCCTGCTGGACAGGAAGCTGACCGCCAATCTGGCCACCTTCTACATCGACATCACGGACAAGCAGGTGGCCCAGTTGGAGCCCACCATTCCCAATCCGGAAAACCGGCGCATCGTCAACGCTGCCAGGGCCGAGTCCTACGGCGCCGAACTGGAAATGCAGTACAAACCCGTGCAGGCCCTGTTGCTGACCAGCTCTCTCGGCTACCTGAACAGCCGGTTGCGGGACTGGACCACCGTGGACGATCCCTTTGACTATGACGGCAAGAAGACGCCCGGATCCCCGGACTGGACCTATTCGGTCGGCGGCACCTACCGCTGGGAAAGCGGCTTTTTCGCCGGAGTGGACGTGACCGGGGTCAGCTCCTTCTACACCGACCCCAAGAACACCTCCAAGGTGGACGGCCGGACATTGGTCAACCCGAGGGTGGGCTACGAAGGCGACAACTTCGATGTGGTGCTCTGGGCCAAGAACGTTTTTGACGAGGAATACAACGAGAACGAATGGAGCTGGGGCGGCAGCACCCTGGTGCAGCAGGGCGCGCCCCGGTCTTTCGGGCTCAAGACCACCTGCTATTTTTAA